Genomic segment of Pelmatolapia mariae isolate MD_Pm_ZW linkage group LG6, Pm_UMD_F_2, whole genome shotgun sequence:
tcacaaacaaaccAAGtttcaaatgagaaaaaaagagcatgCACACAAAATAATGAAGACTAAAAATTTCAGCAGCAAGCACATTTAAGTTGCATTTGTTCCATAACAGCACTGCCTGAAAGTTTGTCATTTCTGACTTCCATATATTTTATAGATGAGACTGGAGTTTGTGCTGGTTGCATGACTGCACCCGCATTATTAGAGTTAATGTAAAAATGTGATATGCAGCTTAAGATGTAGGCAACATATTGTGATGAAATGATGGTAATGTATCCTTACAGAAATCAATGTTTGAAATAAgcttaaggaaaaaaaaaagaagttacacactatatatatatttttttaaatggcagtAGACTTGCTAGCCAtcaataatgaaataaaatgaactcTGAATGGTACAAAACTTTCAGCTTAAATaataacatttgaaaaaaacGAAGTGGAATGTAGCTTGTAGTGCAAGatgtttttgtggtttattaCACCAGGAAAACGATATTGTAAATGCAGCCTATTTAGCAGCGTTTGCCgtgtagttttttttcccaaatgCACTTTCATTTTTGGAGTGCCACTATAATGTTGATGTATTGCAGAAGGAAGTGACATGATGCATTGCTCTACTGGATTCTAGCCCTTATAAAAAGTTGTAAAACTTTTGATCTGCAGTACAACTCTCTGATAACTGTAAAGCAAACCATTATtctagaaaaaaataacaacaggcGATTGATTAAAGAACTGTTTTATTGATTAGTTGCTGAAGGCAAATGATAACATTCTGCTAACAGCAGAAGGAATGATTGAAGAAACGCTCaacttaactttttttttaaaccaacagCACTTTCATCAACAAACCAACAGTTCAAAAAGCCCTCTAATTTTCATAACAGCCAGCAGGTCCAAGAAGTAAGATATTTAATTATAGAATCAAGTAACTGATTTAATATCAACCTATTTTcaagtttttactttttctctcCAGCAATTTAAGTACTGTTTGCGGCCAAACCATGTCAGGTTTCAAGAGGCCAGGTTTAAGTGTTACATTCTGTAGTGTTGAGTCAAGTTTCCACTGCAGGAACATTTCACTGAAGGAACCAGGGTACAATCCAAGAGAGTCCTTGCTCAGGAGGTAGAACAGCAACTTTGGTGGTGGGGTTCAAGCTAAACATTTCTGACCGACTTGTTAAATAATTTCTTCCAACTACTGGGCAGTTTGCTGTATTgttgtgtttaatttaaaagcGGTGGTAGTGGGTCTGAAACTGCCATTGCTGTTTCATACATCAGCAGTTTACAGCAATTTCATGTTCTTTGTCTTGTCTGACAGGTTGCTAATTTTCAAAAATAGTGCTTATTCAACATTTAACCTAACAGCATTGAGCCCCACTTGAAGCTTTTCTGGGCAGGAATATCTACCCTCACAAATTAGTCCTACAACTGGAACATATACAAAGGTGTATATGTTGCAAAACCACCTGTCCATCTCCGCCTAGTTTCTGCGGTGGAAACTTTCCAAGTACTTTAGGTGTTACAGAGGCTATATTGTTGAGTTTGTTATGACAAATTATtctttaaaatcattaaaataatttaatagtAACAAAATCACTAAACAATCACAATAGTCAGCAGTGTAATTTTTGGACTAAATAAATTATATGAGCTAACATTTAAAAGCATTCATGCAATTGTAGCAATACACATTTCACATTGCATCAAAGTGCCCCGTTACAAATCAAGAACTAccacaatatttaaaaaaaaaattaaaaaaaataaatcacagttCTGAAGcgcaatcaataaataaatatgccataacaacacaaaacaagtttctacaaaaaaactatttttttttataaatcatAGTGCAATAATTGATTTATGCATAAATAGCACAATTACGTTGCCTCAAAGATTTGCCAGCAGTTCAGTCAAAAATTAAAAAGCCCTAATCTCAAAGCCCAAGTGTGTTCCCAGAATAAGCtgcaattaagcaaatacaatgATGTCCTTTTTCAATTTCTCAGGGCGTGTTCGGTGTCATTTTGATATAAATAGTAGATAACTCCCAAAATAGAGACATGCTGTGCTGAGCTGTCGCCATAGATACCGGCACCATGTACCGCAATAAGAGCAGACATTCAGAAGTGGAGACATTTGCACAGCTGGAGGAATTACAAAGGTTGAAATGCCACAATTTTGTGACTGAAGAACTTTTAAAAACCGacattaataacaaaaaaaaaaaaataaatctgtaaatGCCGCAAGACAGAATTtcaagcttaaaaaaataaaataaaaagattttaCACGTCACATGgctagttttcttttttttcttttttttcaagtttaagtGTTGTTGATAGCAGTGAATTTACACTTCGCTGTTTCTTGAGAGATAAAGAATTCATACAGATTTTAAGCTTGATGTGAAACCTAACACTGGGCCATAGGCAGAGAATGTTCAGAGGTATATGTGGCAACAGGTTAAAgacggtgagagagagagagagagaggggggggggggggggggggggggcaggctGACATTGCAGCAAATCAAAAGTAAAGCAGCTTTGTGTGGGTAACCCTGAAATGCTGCTTTGGTAGTAGCACTGTTAATGGAAAAAAGCCCATTCTAAAGGCAGACATGGGTGTAGACGAAACTTTTAGCATTTTTACAGACGCAGACAAAGAAGCCTTAAAAGCCGGACACTGAATAGCTGTGTGGCCGCCGTTtaaacatttcattaaaaacttaAACTACCGAAACCTCCAGTAGCTGACACAGTCGACCATCTATAACATTAAGACTACccataaaacaaatattaatattagGCTTAACGGTATTACTGTTAAAACGTTAACTGAAATGAGTTTTCGTTGTAGCTACACATCCATGTGCCAGGAAAACAGTCCCGTAAAAGTTAAGCAGCGGTCATGGTATGAGGTTTGCAGTAATACAGCTACAGTAGCAGAATTAGTAAATATCTGTGATAATAAAAGAACATCTTTCACAAACGGTACAAATACACAATAATATACAGTTCCCAAGCTTATCAgtgcacatttaaaacatgctgcACGTTTGCATTCCAACTACACTCAATACAGTGTTTAGATTAGCTTGTAGAGAATGAAAGGAAATATGTGGACACAAAATGGCTTTTTTTAAGCTAATCTCTTGTACAAAAACTCATAATCAAGATGTAGCCACCACAGCATATATACTGTACAAGCTCCCTGTTTGTAGAGGTCTCTAACAATAGAAAtgagtttttaaattgttttaatgGCTCTAAGTCACTTGAAAAGCCTAGGTAAACATACCCAGAGAGATAGAAAGCTGCAAATCACAATCATCAATGCTCCATTACCAAGGAGCTTTAAGAATTGAATTAAACCTGAATAACCTAATAACCTAACAGCTAACAAATATGACAGTcacactttatttttcagccttAAAAGGTCTGCAACTGTGTTTCTCATACTTGAGTCTTGAGCAATCTTTTTGGGCAGCcatcattgtttgtttttcctccttGAGAAAAGGATGTACAACACAGTACAACTACCCTGAAGGTAAAATAACGATGCATTAATTTTATTCTATATTACCAACAGATTCTCGTTTTAAAAAGgcctttgtttttaattctgttGATCAATCGTGGTAGTAAAAATTACTAAGTGATCTAATGTTAAACTATGAATAGGTTACATTTTGTTGAAGATTAACTTATCGATGATTTAATTAGATGTAATCACATACTGGTATCTTAATAACCAAGCCACGAAACTCCACAGCAGtcccaaaaggaaaaaaacaaacaaacacaaaagaaaaacagtattCTGACAATAGTACAGTGAAATGAAAGGAGATGGTGAATTAAGAGGTTCAGTACCTCAGGCTCTGACCCGAATTCATTTACCACGTTGGTCTATCCATAAACAAAGTAAACGATCTAAATCATTCGTCTAGATCAAAATGAGCAGGACTTCTACCTGAATAAAGCAGTACTGTTTATGGCTGCTTTAAGGACTCAGAACTAAGAAGGAGAAATACAGCTTTAAGTATGACTATCACATCACAGACAGAGTTAAAAGACCTGAATATTAATATCCGTGTAGTTTGTAAAGGCATGTGTTGTGTTTTAACAAGTGTCTCCAGAAAACATTTATCTTGTAGGAGGTGATGTGTTCAAGTGTTGAGGTGTTTTTGAGGCGTTTGTGGTCTAGAACCTCTTTGCGTCAGCAGCTGAGGCAAGACTCCCTGAGTTAGTGGAACTGGTCGTGCTACCAGAACCAGACGAGTGAGAACTGGACAAACAGAAGTTGGCAGATTTCTTCTTAGGTGGGTTCTTCAGTGTTCCAGTACGCTCTTTCACTTTGTATTCTAGTGTGCTATGGGGCACCCCATAAACCCCCTGGGCTTTGGACACACTCATGCGACCAGCCATCACCATGGTGATGGCCTCCTCCATCAGTTCGTGGTCATACTGGCGGTACCTCCCACGCTTCTTTCTAGGTTGCTTGTCTTTATCCCGGCAACCTGCCCCATCTTCTGACTCATCCAGTGAGGATCCACGTGGTCCCAGGCGATGAGGTGACTGGCTGGCACTGCCTGGACATCCTTGTGCCAAGAATGGAGGTCTGAGTTTGAAGAGAGATGAAGGTCTGGCAGCTGCTGTTGATGAACTGGCAGTACCTTCGCTTGATGAGGTACGTTGATGTAGGTTTTCAGCTATGCTGCAATTCTCAGCCGACACTGACCTTTTGTGGTCAGACGCACAACGAACCTGAGGAATACGCAGGGGTGTGGGTGGCTCCAGACTGGGGGTGGGGCTTGGAGGGGGCTGGAGAGCATCCCTGAGCTGGGGAAAACAGTGAGGGAGGGTCTTCTGTAAACTACCCGGCTGATAAAAGGCAAGAACAGATGAAGGGAAACTGAAGTCTCCATGCTCCTCGACAGCACCTCCAATTTCTGCCCGCTCTGCCCATGCTGCCACTTTCTGCAAAACAAGGCGCGCTTCGCCACCCAACATTGTTGACATCACATTGCATGGTGCCACTTCATCCCTGATATGTCTGCTTCCTGGTATAAGCTGATGCAGCACTCCCAGCCTCCCTTCAGCCCAGCCATCCAGACCCTGTCTCAGGGTTTGAAGGGGTATTCCATAAAGCAACGCGGCCCGCTGCTCCTGCAGCCTCCCTGATCGTATATCCTTCAAGGCCTTGGACAGCAATCCCTCAGACAGCTCCCAGCTCCTCTCAGTGTATTCCTTCTGCCTGCACTGCCTCCTAGGGATGTGAGGACCAAACAGCAGGGTCAGGATGGAGGTGATGGAGGTGGTTTGATTTGTGGCATAGGGGACAAGGGGGTGCAGAGCGAGGGGTCCACTCCTTTATGCCTTGTGTTGGTAACATCACTGCGACTGTTAGTTTCATGTCTGTATGTTCTCAGTCTGTTTGTGGGCcctcacacgcacgcacacacactgctgctgtgtgtctctcacacacagcagcaaaGCCTCTTCACGTCCAGGTGGGACAGTCTGTGAATGGCTGGGGTTACTTTGGTGCTCACATAAAACCCCTGTAGTTTTGGGATATCCAGTGAAAGTCCTACATGCTTGAAGATTGGATAATCAAACTCATCATTAATTGTATTAGTAAAAACGGACGTAAAATCGTTGTGAAGTACTGAAATGCTCTCCTCATTATACAATCCTGAGCTGCTGGCAAATGTTATAATACGGCCATTGCTGTGACGTTACCGCTCAAGAGATAAAAGAGTAAACCCCATAGAACCACAACACCAAACACAAGCTAGCTCCTCAGAATTTATTACAATTACTTGAACCAAAGCACTGCTGAAACGGGAATGTGTGTATTTCAGGCTGAACAGGTGTTATTTAGCTGAGCAGTGAGGATGACAGTAATAAACACAGTGCTCATGCTAACCTCTTAATATTTGCCATGCTATATAGCGGTTGTTGTACCACACTCAGAAATGTGGATTTGCTGCAAACCAAAGTGATTTTTCTAGTCACAGGATATGGGCTATAGTTATGTAaacagcatttttgtttttgtgaagaaGTCCCAGATTTAACTAAGAGTAGGGGTAAGTCAATAGGCCAGACACATTAAAATGCAGTCAGAGAACTATAAAAACTTACCCTGATCCCCTGTGATTCTCTGATGATGACGAAGTTGCTGAGCAGGCAGAGTTCCGGTTGGACAGGTCCAGCACACCATCTGTTACAAGACAAGTGGTCAGAGTCTGAGTGCCAGTTGTTTGGTTCCTTCAGGAGGATGCCCATGTTACAGTCAGACGtaacatttaattttatatgCATGCACTAAATGCGTTCTCTACCTTCGATCGTGTTCTCCTCCTGAGTTCGGTTCACTGTGAGGTCCAGAGGGGCGTCAGATGCTTCGGACACGTCAGACAAGGGTGATGAGGTCCTTGTGACACCATTTGTATTGGTGTGGAGCAGGCACTTGGATGCATACTCCTTAGCAAATGTGGTTATCATCTTCTTCATCAGCTCCTGAGCAATCTGAGGTATGTTGGAATCACTGCTCAGGTGCACATCTAacaggaggagaaagaaaaaaatacaattaaaatcacTGGTTTCAATTTTAACATGCATTATTTAAAGGACTAGAAAAATGATCTGAAAAACTGATCTAGAAAACAGTgtttaaacagtgtttttaatgAGATATTGAAATAAAATCCACTGTAACAAAAAATGTCTTCTGATGTCACCACACTAGAAACAAGCATCTCAAAAGCATCCTAAATCTTTGGGAACACTTAGTGGGTCATGAATAGCAGAGATTTGACATGCTAATTACACCACAGTAACCGCAATTTGTATTAGGTCAATAATGTAATTCAGTTCATTGTGTACATCATTAGACAGGAACTGTGAGATACTCCTCTCCGGTTATTCCCCACATTAATATTTATGTCAACTTTGGCAGCTGTTTTCAGTATAGGAGTTCTTAGTATATAAACAGTTATACATAACAACGAGGTTGTCCAAATCCACCTGACTCACCTTTCTTGTGGAACACAGCTTGGAGGAACTTGTGTGCTGACTGGGTGCTCTCAGAGATGGTTGGGGCCTGACAAGGTGAGTAATCAGAGGGGGAGGAGAGGGGCGACGTGGCTGCAGGTGCTTGATCCTAGAGAGGATgataaagaggaaaaagaagatgATACAGAGACAGAAAGGTGATTACTGATTTAGAATTATTTTTTACTCTAGGGtgcagagaaaagaaagacgACCTCTCTGAGGCTTATCAAAACTAAAGTCCTTACACTAGATTTGTCCAGGAGCACGTTGCAGAAAGAGCACGGAGAGCAGTTTGATTCTGGAGACCAGTCATCTACCTCTTCCGGTTCACAGTCTGAAAGACACAATATCGCATAACCATGTATTACAGTACTGCTGATGGATCAAACCAAAACTGACAACAGGCAGCAGGGGTTTCTAATCTGTTTCCTTATACCAGCCACTTCAAATGCTGCTGACACAATACTAATCTCATTATGAGCCACGCTATCATATATAGAAAATACACACGGAAGAATGACTAGAGTTTTTCATAAGTGGCATCTAAAAATCAATTAGCTGCTACTCTTCTAATGTTGATTTCAATAGAATGGTTTTGATTAACAGTTTATCATGCTTGTCCTTTTTATAACCAGTTAAAGTGACCGTCACTCCTGCCTCAATGAACTCTACATAACTgtttaacaccccccccccccctttttaaGGCGACAAAATACACTGAACAAGAACCGCTTTTACAGCTACTCTCAACCAGAACGTTTGTTGCAGTAGCTCATCTATCGCAGATCAATGCctgtaaaatgacaaatgtgacCCTGAACACAAACTGTGTGAAGCCCACAATAAGTTTGATTTAATTCCAACTAATACTGTAGAAGGTGTAGTGAATGGTGTGAATGCGGACAgcagaggtgggtagtaacgagTTACGTTTACTccgttacatttacttgagtaagcttttgaaaaaaatgtacttttaaagtaccttttttgcacgatactttttacttttacttgagtacatttgtgaagaagaaacggtacttttactccgctacatttgcaaaattcgacttgttactttttaaaaaataattagtttaacacattagataACATGCCGCCAGTGGAGTTTCCGGTAACTTTTTTACCAATCAGATGTGGccatgcagtcacatgaccagtttgaAACTGTGGCGGGCAGAGCGACCCAAGCGTTTCAAAGTAGCGGACACacggaaagaagaaacacatgaaaacatggcagAGCCAGTTGTCTACGCTAGAGCTGAAGAGGATGAACACCCTTGGCCTCATATACAAAGAATGTTTCGCTTAAAAGCAAtacaatatatataaatattatattgtacgaacgtgataattatgtatattgtaataacgtgatattatattgttcaaacGTGAAAGGTATATTGCACTaacatgaaaagtatattgttagaacaataagCTTTTCACGTTGTAacgtgatatagctctatttttcttttgcctgggtggcagctgtACGCTTACGTACTCGGATGAGcttgccaaagttctacaagttgtgcctccatctcttgtgtccagatcacacgctgcactgccgtgctgctctgccttttcacttttatttctgtgtttgtgtgtgcgcagtgtgagaggctgcGTTGAGGGgcgacaggatttcaaacaggtttgattttcttgcgACCATACGATTGATGATTGGGaactggtcgtgaggtgttaatcactTTTCGTTACCCCATTTATACTACATGATGCACGACACACGATTAAGGCGAAACTTGGGCCGATCCCCAAAACGGTTGGGCGActgaaaaatcggctcaaaatgggccaaaaattgcacagtgtatgcccagcttttgGAGGCTAGCTTCATCCAACTCCCTCCCCTGTGGTTGGAAGGGGTGTATTTCATCTTTTTGCAGCCAGACTGAGGTGTTTGCCTTCTCAGGACAGCCATGGAGAGATTAGAGGCTACATCGCAGCTCCAATCACTGTCCTTCTCGTCTTTCCCAGAGTAACAGCCAAACAGTGCAAGGAGGATCTATTGGCTAGCACTGCTTAGCCTCGCATgcgtttttattttaaacttaatcTGGCATTCATTGCAAACTCTTTGTGCGGGATATGAATgacaagattttgtttttcaacaagAGTTAGTAAAAAACATCTCCAGTGTGATCAAATTTCCTTGCCAAACATCCGCAGCTTGGCAGTGTATACAGCACTATAATGACTAGACCTAATTCTTTTGAAAATCAtacatctttccacaggtctcaacttcatcagacatcacctagACACAAAGCTGAATGAGGCCAGCACAAACAGCGGCCTAACCGACGAAGATGATGGATCCATGGGGTCAGGAAAGCCAGAAGCAGGGGAGCTGGAGAGGTACCTTTCATGTCCATTCACTGGAGGTGTGGATCTATTGCATGGCTTTCCTCACATCAAGAAGCTGTCGATCAAAATcaatacagctcttcctgcatctggagcTTGTGAAGGACTTCTTAGTCATGAAGGACTCCTGTTCACTGCTAAACAGTTACAGCTTCACAGAAAGAACCTTGagagcaaactgctgctgaagcttaaccatcacttcactgagtgaagaaatggcacatttttgctaaatatgcagaaataaatGCACACCCATACAATTTATGGTAAACTGAGCTGCCTTGTATGTACATATGTTGAAGATGCCTcgttctaatgttttctctgaggccGCTGTGCCATTTTGagcaaaaatgaacaaaatttacagcatatcttgtcactggaaattgtttgcactgtttatatatttatattatttactgtaggtattggtgaaaaaagctttatattgtgaaaaactgaaatctggaaatcagaattgttgtgccttattttgttgatgtttttacatatattccttttgaaaatactaaaatttgtatatttatttatttatttttgtttgtctgatagcatttatttataaaataaatcggacatttcaaacagttactcACTACTTGAGTAGTCTTTTCGCCAAGTACTTTTTTACTATTActtgagtaacttttttgactactacttttcacttttacttgagtaataatattttaaagtaatgctactcttacttgagtacaatttttggATACTCGACCCACCTCTGGCGGACAGACACATGATGCCTCATCATGGTATATGCACACCTCACCTCTTGTCTGATTAGATGACCTAGCATTAAAGAGAATACTGAAAATATAATTTTCCAACCTTATACATTGAGCTGTAAATGTATAACAGAATAAAATGTCctataaattatatattttatattatctgCATATGACCCATTGCCCCAAATTGCTTTAGATACATTTTAAGTAACCATCTTGCTCTAATCCAAGTGTATATTACATGAATACATCACTAATTGAAGAAGTGATTAAAATCAGACTTTAGATATGATGCTGCATTAAATGTAAATGCCTACAGTTGCCAGTAATTTTACTGTGCTGCACCCTTGTATTTAAACAGCAGCATCAGCTGCCACTGCATTTGACTTTTTGAGCTAAAATGTTTCTGAGGTTGGATGTCCCTGCACCCATCAGCAGTTTACTTCATATCATGGAAAGCCTTGCTATGATTTTCTTAAAGGTACATGTAATATCAGTTTTCCAGAATAATTTTAGACCGATGCCTAAAATACTTTGAATTTAAGTGTAAAGGATATTTTAGTACTTTGAAGGCACAATTTATATGAATTAAGTATATTTTAATTTCATATTGTTAGTACCGTAtttttttggaccataaggcgcattaagcgaaacaagcattagcattcatcctccagcttcactgtttatgttatgctaacatagctatgTCGCTAGCGATCGCATAGCAcagcattatataccagctagtccaacttcagtaacccctacaaaagtcactgctgtttagttttctgtcttcatttatgttggaagtgatagcagagctgtatgtttatatttttcacAAATCACTCAGTCAAAACGTGGTATagcatgtttaggtggaaactagtgagctaacttcctgctaacttctaactccgttaaatttaagaaattctgttttcatggatgcctggatgttaaacttaattgttacacctggtaaaacAGCAACGCTGCTCGTTTTAGTAAAGATGAAaaaatttagacagtttttgactctcagtgatgccgcagtgttcgtttgactttgagACCTGAAGCAGATgcagttttggacccagattactccgcgaggctcctgactacggtaccCGTAATCCTCCGACAATACATCAAGCGGTGCGGTTTCATAGCTTActaaagttgtactaaaacattttttgtcagaTTTTTGAGTGCTGTGTACCATATAAAattggttcgaggtcagtaagcacaaccagaattcatacttAAGGCACACTGtggatttttgagaaaattaaaggattttaagtatgccttatagtgtggaaaatacattattaagggtggcagtaaaaaaaatgttgcacagTGGTGTTGCGCTGTCTTTATCATTCATTtaagatagatttttttttccccaccctGATCTTGTCCTAAATGAATGTTTCACTGATCAAATCATCCACCCTGCCAGGAGTCTATCACGTCATCTGACTAGGTTCCAGTGTAGCCTCACTCAAACTCCAGATGACACTGCAGACTTCAATGAGATCCCAGACAGTGTCAAGCAAGCTGTATGTTTTGGCTGCTGGTGTCCACAGAGTGCTAGAGGGATGTGAAGGCATGATAGAAGCTAATAAAGGcatcagagagacagaaagtaaGACTTTCTTAAGTTTTTTCAGGGATCTACCAAATTCTGGTGTTTTAGGTTAGATTTATTTGACTTCCAGGTTCGATATCGTGCTCCTTCCTGATATGAGTACAAAGGGTAGTGGCACCATGGGTATGTTTTATGGTGTAACTGCTTGCTTTATATACTGCAAATATTTTGTGAAGACCTTTGTTCTTGTGAGGCTGACATACTGGTGGTGCCTTGGAGCACACTGTAGAGAGTGACGGAAGTTTCCAGGGCGTGGGAGCTTTTGTGAAGCGGAGGTTGTTATGTGACTGCAGAATTTTAGCAGGTGAGAAATGggtcacacataaacacatggcAAAGGCAAAGAAGATTAAATTTCAGCTGATACATTATAGTTTACTCAACATGGTTTTGGCAGCTCTGGAGAAACTCTACTTTTCAGCATACTGTATAGTCATCTGACACAGAAATGGACTCTATCTCCTCAGGGCTCAGTTTTAGGCTTTTGAAAATCTAGTCCCTGATTACTCCTACCACAGCTTTAGGTCTAACAAAATATTGAAAttagaataccagaaaataTTTAGACTTGCCTCTAGGATCAGTGAAACTGTATCATAATTTGTTAACAATGGTtgttaaataatcaaataatgcAATCTGCTGTGCTTTCTCTCGAGGCAGCATAGAGCATATATATGTAAACTTATGAGTTAAAGAGGAAGTGGACTGCTTTTAAAAGAGCAGGAAAACaattgtttttgctatttttgaGTCCTACTTAACAACAATATATGGTTAAAATTACAGTCAAATGGGAAGTACAAGTATGAATCATACTGAATACATAGTTTCTGATTCAACTACTTAAATAACGTAATGAGTACCAATCAATAGCTAAGTAAATCCCACAACAAATGCTAAtctttttttggtttaaaaGCCTTAATATTGGTGACACATGTTTGAGGTCTGATATTATAAGAATAGATATGGGACAGTGTTGGGAAGACAAAAGGCATGGCGAGAAtaatgatttgtttgtttggcaATATCATCGCTTAGCTGAAAATAAATGCACAGTCCTCTTATAGTCACAAGCCAATGGTAAAGAGCATATACAACCAACAACCCACCATGAAATAAATTGAGGTCTCTCGGCAGCGGGCCATAAATTCCCTCCAGAATGCTTTCAAACCCTGCAAGACAAAAATGGGAGCAATCCATCAGTGCTGATACGAACAAGTGCATGGTTTAGGGCTCCAATCTGCTCTCAAAACTGTTTACTATGTTGTCATTTTCAGGAAGACAGAACAATTTAGATGTTTACAATGAACTCTTTATAAACcttgaaaaacacacatacatgatTACATGTAGGATGCCATTGTCACAACAGTTTAGATCAGAGGTGTCAAACATGCAGTGTGAATATTACCGTGAAGTTGTTATTACTCCTATTTAAAATTTCCTGGTGTGGTGTTAACAGCATTATTTCACAGGAATTAAAATGTAACTGTAGATACAGgcaatttctttaaatcacaaaaacaaacgTAAAGGTTTATTTTGTGCCTTTTAACTGTGATACATACAATACCAGACGATGCAAAGAACATCGAGAAATGCTGAAACTACATCAATTATCATATTTGCTAAATGACCAAAATAATTTGTTGTCTGGCAAAATTTTACGGGAGTCTTCTATATTTTGGGTGATGtcagttttttgctttttttttttttttttaagatcgAGTTTTTTTGCGACCAAATGTACAGTGGTCTTATAAATCCGGCCGACTTGAGATCGGACTGGACC
This window contains:
- the lcorl gene encoding ligand-dependent nuclear receptor corepressor-like protein isoform X2, with amino-acid sequence MTTLQCRCMAEKKLFRRELDSWRYKLIHCVGFESILEGIYGPLPRDLNLFHDCEPEEVDDWSPESNCSPCSFCNVLLDKSSDQAPAATSPLSSPSDYSPCQAPTISESTQSAHKFLQAVFHKKDVHLSSDSNIPQIAQELMKKMITTFAKEYASKCLLHTNTNGVTRTSSPLSDVSEASDAPLDLTVNRTQEENTIEDGVLDLSNRNSACSATSSSSENHRGSGRQCRQKEYTERSWELSEGLLSKALKDIRSGRLQEQRAALLYGIPLQTLRQGLDGWAEGRLGVLHQLIPGSRHIRDEVAPCNVMSTMLGGEARLVLQKVAAWAERAEIGGAVEEHGDFSFPSSVLAFYQPGSLQKTLPHCFPQLRDALQPPPSPTPSLEPPTPLRIPQVRCASDHKRSVSAENCSIAENLHQRTSSSEGTASSSTAAARPSSLFKLRPPFLAQGCPGSASQSPHRLGPRGSSLDESEDGAGCRDKDKQPRKKRGRYRQYDHELMEEAITMVMAGRMSVSKAQGVYGVPHSTLEYKVKERTGTLKNPPKKKSANFCLSSSHSSGSGSTTSSTNSGSLASAADAKRF